In a genomic window of Raphanus sativus cultivar WK10039 unplaced genomic scaffold, ASM80110v3 Scaffold0711, whole genome shotgun sequence:
- the LOC130502846 gene encoding patatin-like protein 3, giving the protein MALSSERRSCCLPPSYGQHVTILSIDGGGVRGIIPGIILAYLESQLQELDGEEARLVDYFDVISGTSTGGLIVAMLTAPEKDVKTSSNRNRPLFAAKEIVPFYRKHCPKIFPHPRGAFAWAQILVRLVRGPKYNGKHLRKVIEDFLGGTRLTQTLTNVVIPCFDIKKLQPVIFSSYQAKNRRVTDAKISDICLSTSAAPTYLPAHRFTNEDSEGNKYEYNLIDGGIAANNPTLCAIAEVTKQIVKKNPAMGDMSPLDYTRVVVISLGTGSIRNEEKYDAIMASKWGLVSWICADGSSPIIDCYNEAIQDIVDYQSCVVFQALHSETNYLRIDDDTLKGDIGSVDISTEKNMDDLVQVGRALLKKNVSRVNLETGHYEPIPDHVTNEEALKRVAKILSEERKLRESRYLKLKT; this is encoded by the exons ATGGCTCTCTCTTCGGAAAGAAGATCATGTTGTCTTCCTCCTTCATACGGACAACATGTGACGATCCTTAGCATCGACGGTGGTGGAGTCCGTGGGATCATTCCCGGTATTATCTTAGCTTACCTCGAATCACAACTCCAG GAATTGGATGGTGAGGAGGCAAGACTTGTGGATTACTTCGATGTCATCTCCGGGACGAGCACTGGAGGTTTGATAGTGGCAATGTTAACCGCACCGGAAAAAGACGTCAAAACAAGCAGTAACCGCAACCGCCCTTTGTTTGCGGCAAAAGAAATCGTCCCTTTTTATCGCAAACATTGCCCTAAAATCTTCCCACACCCGCG AGGAGCGTTTGCCTGGGCTCAGATCCTGGTGAGACTTGTACGAGGACCAAAGTACAACGGAAAACACCTAAGAAAAGTAATCGAAGATTTCTTGGGAGGCACGAGACTGACTCAAACTTTGACGAACGTTGTCATACCTTGCTTCGACATCAAGAAACTCCAACCGGTTATCTTCTCTTCTTACCAG GCGAAGAATCGTCGAGTTACTGACGCAAAGATATCAGATATATGCCTAAGCACATCAGCCGCACCAACTTATCTCCCGGCTCATCGATTCACTAATGAAGACAGTGAAGGAAACAAATATGAATATAACCTTATTGACGGTGGTATCGCTGCCAATAACCCg ACGTTGTGTGCTATTGCGGAAGTGACAAAGCAGATAGTGAAGAAGAATCCAGCAATGGGAGACATGAGCCCATTGGATTACACGAGGGTTGTGGTGATATCGCTTGGTACAGGTTCGATAAGGAACGAAGAGAAGTATGATGCGATAATGGCGTCAAAATGGGGACTGGTGAGTTGGATCTGTGCAGATGGTTCGAGTCCAATTATTGATTGTTACAATGAAGCCATTCAAGACATTGTTGATTACCAAAGCTGTGTCGTTTTCCAAGCTCTTCATTCCGAGACGAATTATTTACGTATCGAT GACGATACGTTGAAGGGTGACATAGGATCAGTGGACATATCGACAGAAAAGAACATGGACGATCTTGTTCAAGTTGGTAGAGCTTTATTGAAGAAAAATGTATCTCGTGTCAATCTCGAAACTGGCCATTACGAACCCATCCCTGATCACGTTACCAATGAAGAAGCTCTCAAAAG GGTTGCAAAGATTCTGTCAGAAGAAAGGAAACTCAGAGAATCAAGATATCTTAAACTCAAGACCTGA
- the LOC130502851 gene encoding patatin-like protein 1, whose amino-acid sequence MDSCKKNLPPSCGSLVTILSLDGGGVRGIMAGVILAYLEEQLQALDGEDMRLADYFDVVAGTSTGGLITAMLTVPDENGRPRFAAKDIVPFYLQHSPKIFPQPGRMFSLIPKLPKLLSGPKYDGVYLRNLLNNLLGETRLHQTVTNVVIPTFDMKKLQPTIFSSYQALADPSLDVKISDICIGTSAAPTYFPPHYFINEDIKGKTSEFHLVDGGVTANNPTLLAMTAVTKQIVNDNPDMGELKPLGYNKFLVVSIGTGSAQKEEKYSAKKAAKWGIISWLYDNGSAPILDITMESSRDLVDFHSSVVFKARQSEDKYLRIDDDTLKGDASSMDLATKSNLENLVINGEKMLKNRVAQMNIDTGVYEPVPGNVTNEQELKRFAKMLSDERKLRMQSDETRKVSSS is encoded by the exons ATGGACTCGTGCAAGAAAAACTTACCGCCGTCTTGCGGATCACTCGTAACCATCCTCAGCCTCGACGGCGGTGGAGTCAGAGGAATTATGGCCGGAGTGATCCTTGCGTATCTAGAAGAGCAGCTTCAG GCGCTCGATGGAGAAGACATGAGGCTAGCAGATTACTTCGACGTGGTAGCCGGAACTAGCACCGGTGGCCTCATTACGGCCATGTTAACTGTACCAGACGAGAACGGACGTCCTCGGTTCGCGGCCAAAGACATTGTTCCGTTTTATCTTCAACATTCTCCCAAAATATTTCCACAGCCCGG ACGAATGTTTTCTCTGATACCAAAGCTTCCAAAGCTTTTGTCTGGCCCAAAATACGATGGAGTGTATCTACGGAATCTACTAAATAATCTTCTTGGAGAGACAAGACTCCACCAGACAGTCACAAACGTTGTCATACCTACCTTCGACATGAAGAAACTACAACCCACCATTTTCTCCTCTTACCAG GCATTGGCTGACCCTAGCTTGGATGTCAAGATATCAGACATATGCATTGGCACATCGGCTGCTCCTACTTACTTTCCTCCTCATTACTTTATCAATGAAGATATTAAAGGCAAGACGTCTGAGTTTCACCTAGTTGATGGCGGAGTTACTGCTAATAATCCG ACTCTGCTGGCCATGACAGCTGTCACTAAGCAGATTGTGAATGATAATCCTGACATGGGTGAGCTCAAGCCGTTAGGTTACAACAAGTTTCTCGTTGTGTCGATAGGAACAGGGTCTGCACAAAAGGAGGAGAAGTATAGCGCAAAAAAGGCTGCAAAATGGGGAATCATATCTTGGTTATATGACAATGGATCTGCTCCTATACTAGACATTACCATGGAATCAAGCCGCGACTTAGTTGATTTCCACAGTTCTGTTGTGTTCAAAGCCCGACAATCCGAGGACAAGTATCTCAGAATTGAT GATGATACATTGAAAGGAGATGCAAGCTCTATGGACTTAGCAACAAAATCCAATTTAGAGAATCTTGTGATAAATGGAGAGAAGATGCTGAAAAACAGAGTTGCGCAAATGAACATCGACACTGGTGTATATGAACCTGTTCCTGGAAATGTCACCAATGAGCAAGAGCTCAAGAg GTTTGCGAAAATGCTCTCGGATGAAAGGAAACTAAGGATGCAAAGCGACGAGACACGTAAAGTTTCATCAAGTTGA